A section of the Scleropages formosus chromosome 16, fSclFor1.1, whole genome shotgun sequence genome encodes:
- the nt5c2b gene encoding cytosolic purine 5'-nucleotidase isoform X1, whose product MCQACCGTDTDSLLPGAPVLTFLSGVPLHLQANQDPETSCALETCKLVFVNRSLAMEKIKCFGFDMDYTLAVYKSPEYESLGFDLTVERLVSIGYPQELLNFVYDPAFPTRGLVFDTMYGNLLKVDAYGNILVCVHGFNFLRGPDIRELYPNKFIQRDDTERFYILNTLFNLPETYLFACLVDFFSNCDRYTSCEKGFKDGDLFMSYKSMFQDVRDAVDWVHFKGTLKEKTVENLEKYVVKDGKLPLLLSRMSEVGKVFLATNSDYKYTDKIMTYLFDCQNGPKGCASHRPWQSYFDLILVDARKPLFFGEGTVLRQVDTTTGRLKIGTYTGPLQHGIVYSGGSSDIVCDLLGAKGKDILYIGDHIFGDILKSKKRQGWRTFLVIPELAQELHVWTDKSSIFEELQSLDIFLAELYKHLDSSSNERPDISAIQRRIKKVTHDMDMCYGMMGSLFRSGSRQTLFASQVMRYADLYAASFINLLYYPFSYLFRAAHVLMPHESTVEHAHVDVNDTESPMATRNRHSVDFKDSDCKRSQLTRSISEIKPPNLFPQTPQEITHCHDEDDDEEEEEEEEE is encoded by the exons GAGAAGATCAAATGCTTCGGCTTTGATATGGATTATACTCTGGCAG TGTACAAGTCACCAGAGTACGAGTCCCTGGGTTTCGACCTAACTGTGGAGCGGCTGGTCTCCATCGGGTACCCCCAGGAACTCCTCAACTTTGTCTATGACCCGGCCTTCCCCACCAG GGGCCTTGTGTTTGATACGATGTATGGCAACTTGTTGAAGGTGGACGCTTATGGGAACATCCTGGTCTGTGTCCATGGCTTTAACTTCTTGCGTGG TCCTGACATCCGGGAGCTGTACCCAAACAAGTTCATCCAACGAGATGACACAGAGCGTTTCTACATCCTCAACACTCTTTTTAATCTTCCAG agaCTTACCTTTTCGCATGCCTGGTAGACTTTTTTTCCAACTGCGACAGATACACAAG CTGCGAGAAGGGTTTTAAGGATGGGGACCTCTTCATGTCCTATAAAAGCATGTTCCAAGATGTCCGCGATGCCGTAGACTGGGTCCACTTCAAG GGGACTTTGAAGGAGAAAACTGTAGAAAACCTGGAGAAGTATGTGGTGAAAGAT GGAAAACTGCCCCTTCTCCTGAGCCGAATGAGTGAGGTTGGCAAGGTGTTCCTGGCTACCAACAGCGACTATAAATACACTGAT AAAATCATGACATACCTGTTTGATTGTCAGAATGGCCCAAAG GGGTGCGCGTCCCATCGCCCGTGGCAGTCTTACTTTGACCTCATTCTGGTGGATGCGCGCAAGCCCCTCTTCTTTGGAGAGGGGACCGTGCTCAGGCAGGTGGACACT ACTACAGGAAGGTTGAAGATTGGGACGTACACTGGACCACTGCAGCATGGAATTGTGTACTCCGGAG GCTCTTCTGACATTGTGTGTGACTTGCTGGGTGCCAAAGGCAAGGACATTTTGTACATCGGAGACCACATTTTTGGGGACATCCTGAAGTCCAAAAAGCGCCAGGGCTGGAGGACCTTCCTGGTTATTCCCGAGCTGGCACAGGAGCTGCATGTGTGGACTGACAAGAGCT CGATTTTTGAAGAACTGCAGAGTTTGGACATTTTCTTGGCAGAGCTCTATAA GCAtctggacagcagcagcaacgaGAGGCCTGACATCAGTGCAATTCAGAGACGCATCAAG AAAGTGACACACGACATGGATATGTGCTATGGCATGATGGGAAGCCTGTTTCGCAGCGGATCCAGGCAGACTCTGTTTGCCTCCCAGGTGATGCGCTACGCTGACCTGTACGCCGCATCCTTCATCAACCTGCTCTACTACCCGTTCAGTTACCTGTTCAGAGCTGCACATGTGCTG ATGCCCCACGAGTCCACGGTGGAACATGCCCACGTGGATGTCAATGACACCGAGTCGCCCATGGCCACCCGCAATCGCCACTCCGTGGATTTCAAGGACTCAGACTGCAAGAGGAGCCAGCTGACCCGCTCCATCAGCGAGATCAAGCCCCCCAACCTGTTCCCCCAGACGCCCCAGGAGATCACACACTGCCacgatgaggatgatgatgaggaggaggaggaggaggaggaggagtaa
- the nt5c2b gene encoding cytosolic purine 5'-nucleotidase isoform X3 produces the protein MTTSWSDRLQNYADLPANMDGLAMKKYRREAYHRVFVNRSLAMEKIKCFGFDMDYTLAVYKSPEYESLGFDLTVERLVSIGYPQELLNFVYDPAFPTRGLVFDTMYGNLLKVDAYGNILVCVHGFNFLRGPDIRELYPNKFIQRDDTERFYILNTLFNLPETYLFACLVDFFSNCDRYTSCEKGFKDGDLFMSYKSMFQDVRDAVDWVHFKGTLKEKTVENLEKYVVKDGKLPLLLSRMSEVGKVFLATNSDYKYTDKIMTYLFDCQNGPKGCASHRPWQSYFDLILVDARKPLFFGEGTVLRQVDTTTGRLKIGTYTGPLQHGIVYSGGSSDIVCDLLGAKGKDILYIGDHIFGDILKSKKRQGWRTFLVIPELAQELHVWTDKSSIFEELQSLDIFLAELYKHLDSSSNERPDISAIQRRIKKVTHDMDMCYGMMGSLFRSGSRQTLFASQVMRYADLYAASFINLLYYPFSYLFRAAHVLMPHESTVEHAHVDVNDTESPMATRNRHSVDFKDSDCKRSQLTRSISEIKPPNLFPQTPQEITHCHDEDDDEEEEEEEEE, from the exons GAGAAGATCAAATGCTTCGGCTTTGATATGGATTATACTCTGGCAG TGTACAAGTCACCAGAGTACGAGTCCCTGGGTTTCGACCTAACTGTGGAGCGGCTGGTCTCCATCGGGTACCCCCAGGAACTCCTCAACTTTGTCTATGACCCGGCCTTCCCCACCAG GGGCCTTGTGTTTGATACGATGTATGGCAACTTGTTGAAGGTGGACGCTTATGGGAACATCCTGGTCTGTGTCCATGGCTTTAACTTCTTGCGTGG TCCTGACATCCGGGAGCTGTACCCAAACAAGTTCATCCAACGAGATGACACAGAGCGTTTCTACATCCTCAACACTCTTTTTAATCTTCCAG agaCTTACCTTTTCGCATGCCTGGTAGACTTTTTTTCCAACTGCGACAGATACACAAG CTGCGAGAAGGGTTTTAAGGATGGGGACCTCTTCATGTCCTATAAAAGCATGTTCCAAGATGTCCGCGATGCCGTAGACTGGGTCCACTTCAAG GGGACTTTGAAGGAGAAAACTGTAGAAAACCTGGAGAAGTATGTGGTGAAAGAT GGAAAACTGCCCCTTCTCCTGAGCCGAATGAGTGAGGTTGGCAAGGTGTTCCTGGCTACCAACAGCGACTATAAATACACTGAT AAAATCATGACATACCTGTTTGATTGTCAGAATGGCCCAAAG GGGTGCGCGTCCCATCGCCCGTGGCAGTCTTACTTTGACCTCATTCTGGTGGATGCGCGCAAGCCCCTCTTCTTTGGAGAGGGGACCGTGCTCAGGCAGGTGGACACT ACTACAGGAAGGTTGAAGATTGGGACGTACACTGGACCACTGCAGCATGGAATTGTGTACTCCGGAG GCTCTTCTGACATTGTGTGTGACTTGCTGGGTGCCAAAGGCAAGGACATTTTGTACATCGGAGACCACATTTTTGGGGACATCCTGAAGTCCAAAAAGCGCCAGGGCTGGAGGACCTTCCTGGTTATTCCCGAGCTGGCACAGGAGCTGCATGTGTGGACTGACAAGAGCT CGATTTTTGAAGAACTGCAGAGTTTGGACATTTTCTTGGCAGAGCTCTATAA GCAtctggacagcagcagcaacgaGAGGCCTGACATCAGTGCAATTCAGAGACGCATCAAG AAAGTGACACACGACATGGATATGTGCTATGGCATGATGGGAAGCCTGTTTCGCAGCGGATCCAGGCAGACTCTGTTTGCCTCCCAGGTGATGCGCTACGCTGACCTGTACGCCGCATCCTTCATCAACCTGCTCTACTACCCGTTCAGTTACCTGTTCAGAGCTGCACATGTGCTG ATGCCCCACGAGTCCACGGTGGAACATGCCCACGTGGATGTCAATGACACCGAGTCGCCCATGGCCACCCGCAATCGCCACTCCGTGGATTTCAAGGACTCAGACTGCAAGAGGAGCCAGCTGACCCGCTCCATCAGCGAGATCAAGCCCCCCAACCTGTTCCCCCAGACGCCCCAGGAGATCACACACTGCCacgatgaggatgatgatgaggaggaggaggaggaggaggaggagtaa
- the nt5c2b gene encoding cytosolic purine 5'-nucleotidase isoform X4, with the protein MEKIKCFGFDMDYTLAVYKSPEYESLGFDLTVERLVSIGYPQELLNFVYDPAFPTRGLVFDTMYGNLLKVDAYGNILVCVHGFNFLRGPDIRELYPNKFIQRDDTERFYILNTLFNLPETYLFACLVDFFSNCDRYTSCEKGFKDGDLFMSYKSMFQDVRDAVDWVHFKGTLKEKTVENLEKYVVKDGKLPLLLSRMSEVGKVFLATNSDYKYTDKIMTYLFDCQNGPKGCASHRPWQSYFDLILVDARKPLFFGEGTVLRQVDTTTGRLKIGTYTGPLQHGIVYSGGSSDIVCDLLGAKGKDILYIGDHIFGDILKSKKRQGWRTFLVIPELAQELHVWTDKSSIFEELQSLDIFLAELYKHLDSSSNERPDISAIQRRIKKVTHDMDMCYGMMGSLFRSGSRQTLFASQVMRYADLYAASFINLLYYPFSYLFRAAHVLMPHESTVEHAHVDVNDTESPMATRNRHSVDFKDSDCKRSQLTRSISEIKPPNLFPQTPQEITHCHDEDDDEEEEEEEEE; encoded by the exons GAGAAGATCAAATGCTTCGGCTTTGATATGGATTATACTCTGGCAG TGTACAAGTCACCAGAGTACGAGTCCCTGGGTTTCGACCTAACTGTGGAGCGGCTGGTCTCCATCGGGTACCCCCAGGAACTCCTCAACTTTGTCTATGACCCGGCCTTCCCCACCAG GGGCCTTGTGTTTGATACGATGTATGGCAACTTGTTGAAGGTGGACGCTTATGGGAACATCCTGGTCTGTGTCCATGGCTTTAACTTCTTGCGTGG TCCTGACATCCGGGAGCTGTACCCAAACAAGTTCATCCAACGAGATGACACAGAGCGTTTCTACATCCTCAACACTCTTTTTAATCTTCCAG agaCTTACCTTTTCGCATGCCTGGTAGACTTTTTTTCCAACTGCGACAGATACACAAG CTGCGAGAAGGGTTTTAAGGATGGGGACCTCTTCATGTCCTATAAAAGCATGTTCCAAGATGTCCGCGATGCCGTAGACTGGGTCCACTTCAAG GGGACTTTGAAGGAGAAAACTGTAGAAAACCTGGAGAAGTATGTGGTGAAAGAT GGAAAACTGCCCCTTCTCCTGAGCCGAATGAGTGAGGTTGGCAAGGTGTTCCTGGCTACCAACAGCGACTATAAATACACTGAT AAAATCATGACATACCTGTTTGATTGTCAGAATGGCCCAAAG GGGTGCGCGTCCCATCGCCCGTGGCAGTCTTACTTTGACCTCATTCTGGTGGATGCGCGCAAGCCCCTCTTCTTTGGAGAGGGGACCGTGCTCAGGCAGGTGGACACT ACTACAGGAAGGTTGAAGATTGGGACGTACACTGGACCACTGCAGCATGGAATTGTGTACTCCGGAG GCTCTTCTGACATTGTGTGTGACTTGCTGGGTGCCAAAGGCAAGGACATTTTGTACATCGGAGACCACATTTTTGGGGACATCCTGAAGTCCAAAAAGCGCCAGGGCTGGAGGACCTTCCTGGTTATTCCCGAGCTGGCACAGGAGCTGCATGTGTGGACTGACAAGAGCT CGATTTTTGAAGAACTGCAGAGTTTGGACATTTTCTTGGCAGAGCTCTATAA GCAtctggacagcagcagcaacgaGAGGCCTGACATCAGTGCAATTCAGAGACGCATCAAG AAAGTGACACACGACATGGATATGTGCTATGGCATGATGGGAAGCCTGTTTCGCAGCGGATCCAGGCAGACTCTGTTTGCCTCCCAGGTGATGCGCTACGCTGACCTGTACGCCGCATCCTTCATCAACCTGCTCTACTACCCGTTCAGTTACCTGTTCAGAGCTGCACATGTGCTG ATGCCCCACGAGTCCACGGTGGAACATGCCCACGTGGATGTCAATGACACCGAGTCGCCCATGGCCACCCGCAATCGCCACTCCGTGGATTTCAAGGACTCAGACTGCAAGAGGAGCCAGCTGACCCGCTCCATCAGCGAGATCAAGCCCCCCAACCTGTTCCCCCAGACGCCCCAGGAGATCACACACTGCCacgatgaggatgatgatgaggaggaggaggaggaggaggaggagtaa
- the nt5c2b gene encoding cytosolic purine 5'-nucleotidase isoform X2, whose protein sequence is MCQACCGTDTDSLLPGAPVLTFLSGVPLHLQANQDPETSCALETCKVFVNRSLAMEKIKCFGFDMDYTLAVYKSPEYESLGFDLTVERLVSIGYPQELLNFVYDPAFPTRGLVFDTMYGNLLKVDAYGNILVCVHGFNFLRGPDIRELYPNKFIQRDDTERFYILNTLFNLPETYLFACLVDFFSNCDRYTSCEKGFKDGDLFMSYKSMFQDVRDAVDWVHFKGTLKEKTVENLEKYVVKDGKLPLLLSRMSEVGKVFLATNSDYKYTDKIMTYLFDCQNGPKGCASHRPWQSYFDLILVDARKPLFFGEGTVLRQVDTTTGRLKIGTYTGPLQHGIVYSGGSSDIVCDLLGAKGKDILYIGDHIFGDILKSKKRQGWRTFLVIPELAQELHVWTDKSSIFEELQSLDIFLAELYKHLDSSSNERPDISAIQRRIKKVTHDMDMCYGMMGSLFRSGSRQTLFASQVMRYADLYAASFINLLYYPFSYLFRAAHVLMPHESTVEHAHVDVNDTESPMATRNRHSVDFKDSDCKRSQLTRSISEIKPPNLFPQTPQEITHCHDEDDDEEEEEEEEE, encoded by the exons GAGAAGATCAAATGCTTCGGCTTTGATATGGATTATACTCTGGCAG TGTACAAGTCACCAGAGTACGAGTCCCTGGGTTTCGACCTAACTGTGGAGCGGCTGGTCTCCATCGGGTACCCCCAGGAACTCCTCAACTTTGTCTATGACCCGGCCTTCCCCACCAG GGGCCTTGTGTTTGATACGATGTATGGCAACTTGTTGAAGGTGGACGCTTATGGGAACATCCTGGTCTGTGTCCATGGCTTTAACTTCTTGCGTGG TCCTGACATCCGGGAGCTGTACCCAAACAAGTTCATCCAACGAGATGACACAGAGCGTTTCTACATCCTCAACACTCTTTTTAATCTTCCAG agaCTTACCTTTTCGCATGCCTGGTAGACTTTTTTTCCAACTGCGACAGATACACAAG CTGCGAGAAGGGTTTTAAGGATGGGGACCTCTTCATGTCCTATAAAAGCATGTTCCAAGATGTCCGCGATGCCGTAGACTGGGTCCACTTCAAG GGGACTTTGAAGGAGAAAACTGTAGAAAACCTGGAGAAGTATGTGGTGAAAGAT GGAAAACTGCCCCTTCTCCTGAGCCGAATGAGTGAGGTTGGCAAGGTGTTCCTGGCTACCAACAGCGACTATAAATACACTGAT AAAATCATGACATACCTGTTTGATTGTCAGAATGGCCCAAAG GGGTGCGCGTCCCATCGCCCGTGGCAGTCTTACTTTGACCTCATTCTGGTGGATGCGCGCAAGCCCCTCTTCTTTGGAGAGGGGACCGTGCTCAGGCAGGTGGACACT ACTACAGGAAGGTTGAAGATTGGGACGTACACTGGACCACTGCAGCATGGAATTGTGTACTCCGGAG GCTCTTCTGACATTGTGTGTGACTTGCTGGGTGCCAAAGGCAAGGACATTTTGTACATCGGAGACCACATTTTTGGGGACATCCTGAAGTCCAAAAAGCGCCAGGGCTGGAGGACCTTCCTGGTTATTCCCGAGCTGGCACAGGAGCTGCATGTGTGGACTGACAAGAGCT CGATTTTTGAAGAACTGCAGAGTTTGGACATTTTCTTGGCAGAGCTCTATAA GCAtctggacagcagcagcaacgaGAGGCCTGACATCAGTGCAATTCAGAGACGCATCAAG AAAGTGACACACGACATGGATATGTGCTATGGCATGATGGGAAGCCTGTTTCGCAGCGGATCCAGGCAGACTCTGTTTGCCTCCCAGGTGATGCGCTACGCTGACCTGTACGCCGCATCCTTCATCAACCTGCTCTACTACCCGTTCAGTTACCTGTTCAGAGCTGCACATGTGCTG ATGCCCCACGAGTCCACGGTGGAACATGCCCACGTGGATGTCAATGACACCGAGTCGCCCATGGCCACCCGCAATCGCCACTCCGTGGATTTCAAGGACTCAGACTGCAAGAGGAGCCAGCTGACCCGCTCCATCAGCGAGATCAAGCCCCCCAACCTGTTCCCCCAGACGCCCCAGGAGATCACACACTGCCacgatgaggatgatgatgaggaggaggaggaggaggaggaggagtaa